GATTGGCGCCGATTTCCTGAAGCAACTGAATCCGAACGCCACGGTCGCCATCAGCGATCCGAGCTGGGAAAACCACCGTGCCCTGTTCACGACGGCTGGCTTTAACGTCGTGTCGTATCCGTACTACGACGCCGAATCGCACGGCGTGAACATCGCTGGCATGCTGGACATGCTCGGCAAGGAACCGGAAGGCACGATCGTTGTGCTGCACGCTTGCTGCCACAACCCGACCGGCGTCGATCTCACGATGGATCAGTGGGCGCAAGTTGTGGAAGTCGTGAAGGCCCGCAAGCTGGTGCCGTTCCTCGATATCGCCTATCAGGGCTTCGGTGACGGCATCGACGCCGACGCCGCCGTGGTGCGCCTGTTCGCCTCCACCGGCCTGAACTTCTTCGTTTCGAGCTCGTTCTCCAAGTCGTTCTCGCTCTACGGCGAACGCGTTGGCGCCCTGTCGATCGTGACGGGCAGCAAGGACGAATCGACCCGCGTGCTCTCGCAGCTCAAGCGCGTGATCCGCACCAACTACTCGAACCCGCCGACGCACGGCGGCTCGGTCGTCGCCGCCGTGCTGGGCAACGCCGAACTGCGTGCCCTGTGGGAAGAAGAGCTCGCCGAAATGCGTGAGCGTATCCGCGCGATGCGTCTGGCGTTGGTCGAAAAGCTGCGTGCCCACGGTGTGGAGCGCGACTTCTCGTTCGTGATCAAGCAGCGCGGCATGTTCTCGTACTCCGGCCTGACGGCCGATCAGGTCGAGCGTCTGCGCGAAGAGTTCGGCATCTACGCCGTGAGCACCGGCCGCATCTGCGTGGCCGCACTCAACGACAAGAACATCGACACTGTGGCGTCCGCCATCGCGCAAGTGCTGCGCTGATCGATTGACGGTTTGCCGCAGTCAATGATTGCGGCCACCGTTGCGAAAGAAAAGCCCGCCTACCAGCGGGCTTTTTTTGCATCTCGAATTGTTGCATTGCAGCAACGATAGTTAATAACAATGACAGGAATAAGCTAAGACTATCGATCTGATGCAGAAATGCCATATATCAGG
This window of the Pandoraea sputorum genome carries:
- a CDS encoding amino acid aminotransferase translates to MTLFSAVELAPRDPILGLNEAYNADHRTNKVNLGVGVYFNAEGKLPLLKAVKAAEEQRVAAGLPRGYLPIEGIAAYDKAVQEMLFGKESPVLAEGRVITAQALGGTGALKIGADFLKQLNPNATVAISDPSWENHRALFTTAGFNVVSYPYYDAESHGVNIAGMLDMLGKEPEGTIVVLHACCHNPTGVDLTMDQWAQVVEVVKARKLVPFLDIAYQGFGDGIDADAAVVRLFASTGLNFFVSSSFSKSFSLYGERVGALSIVTGSKDESTRVLSQLKRVIRTNYSNPPTHGGSVVAAVLGNAELRALWEEELAEMRERIRAMRLALVEKLRAHGVERDFSFVIKQRGMFSYSGLTADQVERLREEFGIYAVSTGRICVAALNDKNIDTVASAIAQVLR